The genomic DNA AATGGTGCTGGCAATGTAATGAAACTGCAGGACCCAGAGTGGGCACCAGTAAATGTGAagtcaacataaaaataaatggggCATGTATCAATGGTAGCTGGGTGGCAGGATACACCTTGCTAAATCAAAGTATAAGTGGGTATTATGCATCATGGACAATGTCTATATCGTGTAAAAGGTCGTTCCCTGCCTTGAAAGGACACTATTTCATCTGTGGGATACGTGCCTACGCTATTTTGCCTGAGAACTGGAGTGGGAATTGTTATGTAGCCACCATACTTCCAGCCATGACAATTAGAAATGAATTACCTGAAGGAAAAATCAGGAATTACCGAGATTTGGAGGAAAGCAGGCAACTTGTAAAAGATTATGCCCCAATGAGACACTGGAGAGGCCACAGAGGCCTATTGAATGCAGTATATAGGCTACAGGCGGTGGTAGAAATCATGGCAAATGAGACAGGTGAAGCCCTTCTTGCCCTAgccaaagaacagaaagaaataagaaaaatggtACTACAAAATAGGCTAGCTCTGGACACCATGTAAGCCAGCCAGGGAGGAGTATGTACACTAATAAAACAAGAGTGTTGTGTATATATCCCAGACAATGAGGAAGATATAAAGCAACATGCTGACAGAATAGCAAAGATAGCAGAGGTTCCCCACATGGGAAAAGGATGGAATCTATGGGATTGGCTGACATCTTGGTTGCCA from Sceloporus undulatus isolate JIND9_A2432 ecotype Alabama unplaced genomic scaffold, SceUnd_v1.1 scaffold_19893, whole genome shotgun sequence includes the following:
- the LOC121918616 gene encoding endogenous retrovirus group 3 member 1 Env polyprotein-like; amino-acid sequence: MGNGMCCTIDVETQTQTFSSPPPICPPSSRLGCLTLNHMVIMWLVGFIVMMFIFPPRCHGFSESNSLLTYSQKIGNALNVSDCWVCHQMPLDSHTGMPFEVVPLNSAELAKPYRKDNSTGWSWIKSEPSTWGYYRIGQKVGQWCWQCNETAGPRVGTSKCEVNIKINGACINGSWVAGYTLLNQSISGYYASWTMSISCKRSFPALKGHYFICGIRAYAILPENWSGNCYVATILPAMTIRNELPEGKIRNYRDLEESRQLVKDYAPMRHWRGHRGLLNAVYRLQAVVEIMANETGEALLALAKEQKEIRKMVLQNRLALDTM